A single genomic interval of Lathyrus oleraceus cultivar Zhongwan6 chromosome 7, CAAS_Psat_ZW6_1.0, whole genome shotgun sequence harbors:
- the LOC127105614 gene encoding uncharacterized protein LOC127105614, with amino-acid sequence MTSFNHDSLSSESVLIPSKLQANLSGREITDSEDKNLVPTQMLLPRKKNNIKKVVKKKRGSKSLSELECEELEGFMDLGFVFSEEDKNSDLVSIIPGLRRLGKKYGEQEEEDVCDESVIQRPYLSEAWEVYEREKENSLMNWKVPAMKNEVDMKNSLRLWAHNVASMVRLELR; translated from the coding sequence ATGACAAGTTTCAACCATGATTCTCTTTCATCAGAATCTGTTCTCATTCCTTCAAAGCTTCAAGCCAATCTATCAGGAAGAGAAATAACAGACTCAGAAGACAAAAACCTAGTACCAACACAAATGTTGTTACCTAGGAAAAAGAACAACATTAAAAAGGTTGTTAAGAAGAAAAGGGGAAGTAAGAGTTTATCAGAACTTGAATGTGAGGAACTAGAAGGGTTCATGGACCTGGGTTTTGTTTTCTCAGAGGAAGATAAAAATTCAGACTTGGTTTCAATTATTCCTGGATTACGAAGACTTGGGAAGAAATATGGAgaacaagaagaagaagatgTTTGTGATGAGTCTGTGATTCAAAGACCTTATCTTTCTGAAGCTTGGGAGGTTTATGAGAGAGAAAAAGAGAACTCTTTGATGAATTGGAAAGTTCCTGCTATGAAGAATGAAGTTGATATGAAAAATAGTCTCAGATTGTGGGCACATAATGTTGCTTCTATGGTTAGATTAGAATTGAGATGA